A portion of the Phyllopteryx taeniolatus isolate TA_2022b chromosome 15, UOR_Ptae_1.2, whole genome shotgun sequence genome contains these proteins:
- the smtna gene encoding smoothelin, which produces MEQTPQHERGPTASMTSEQLSAIDDEDVLNKMLDNAVDFEERRLIRAALRDLLKKKRDKREQERGSRQQDLRQQGLSKGGAPGGGFVGTARAPMNQQLTTNSRPASSVTAGGKTGTAQAAQKCPPSAAPNAKNVKQMLLDWCKAKTEPYEGVDVRNFSSSWKDGIAFCALVHRFFPDAFEYSILNPHKPRDNFRLAFSTAERLAGCPPLLDPEDLVRMKEPDWKCVYTYIQEFYRCLVEKGLVKTKKRV; this is translated from the exons ATGGAGCAGACACCTCAACATGAACGCGGACCGACTGCGAGCATGACCAGCGAGCAACTTTCTGCTATCGACGATGAGGACGTTCTCAACAAAATG CTGGACAATGCTGTAGACTTTGAAGAGCGGCGTCTCATCCGCGCCGCGTTGAGGGACCTACTGAAGAAAAAGCGAG ACAAGCGGGAGCAGGAGCGAGGGTCTCGGCAGCAGGACTTGAGGCAGCAGGGCCTCAGCAAAGGAGGCGCACCAGGCGGGGGATTTGTGGGCACAGCGAGGGCACCCATGAACCAGCAGCTGACAACCAACA GTCGACCAGCCTCCTCCGTGACAGCAGGCGG TAAGACGGGTACTGCTCAAGCCGCCCAGAAGTGTCCCCCCTCTGCAGCACCCAATGCTAAAAACGTCAAACAGATGCTTCTGGATTGGTGCAAGGCAAAAACGGAGCCATATGAG GGGGTGGATGTCCGCAACTTCTCCTCCAGTTGGAAGGACGGCATAGCCTTCTGTGCCTTGGTACACCGCTTCTTCCCTGACGCCTTCGAATATTCCATCCTGAACCCTCACAAGCCCCGGGACAACTTCCGGCTGGCTTTCAGCACGGCAGA GAGGCTGGCCGGCTGCCCCCCTCTGCTGGACCCTGAAGACTTGGTCCGGATGAAAGAGCCCGACTGGAAGTGCGTTTACACGTACATCCAGGAGTTCTACCGCTGTCTGGTGGAAAAGGGCctggtcaaaacaaaaaagcgtGTTTAG
- the slc35e4 gene encoding solute carrier family 35 member E4 isoform X2 has product MIHADGFSKYQASVQPGGRRRPPTEMLHLLSAVIVWLVTGTTISSLNKWIFAVYNFSIAFGNMGLNYVQLSFAQMIYTTTPLFTLAISTLILGKQHHILKYTAMMPICLGASFSIMGEVQYDQTGCLFVIAATMFRGVKSIQQSILLQEEKINSVFLLYLMSIPSFCILAVAALALENWALLESPLHYDQRLWVFILLSCLGSVLYNLASSCVITLTSAVTLHILGNLSVVGNLLLSQLLFGSELSALSCAGAVLTLSGMLIYQNSEFIVSYMDTRRAKMKDSQGKDKMDVAEMRCRWQRTERDNEDPTD; this is encoded by the exons ATGATCCACGCCGATGGCTTCTCCAAGTACCAGGCGAGCGTGCAACCGGGAGGCAGGAGGAGACCTCCCACAGAGATGCTCCATCTGCTCTCTGCGGTTATTGTTTGGCTAGTGACGGGGACCACCATCTCCAGCCTCAACAAATGGATCTTTGCCGTGTACAACTTCAG CATCGCCTTCGGCAACATGGGTCTGAACTACGTGCAGTTGTCCTTCGCGCAAATGATCTACACCACCACCCCGCTCTTCACTCTGGCCATCTCCACGCTGATCCTGGGCAAGCAGCATCACATCCTCAAGTACACAGCCATGATGCCCATCTGCCTGGGGGCCTCCTTCAGCATCATGGGCGAGGTCCAGTATGACCAGACCGGCTGCTTGTTTGTCATCGCAGCCACCATGTTCAGGGGTGTCAAGTCCATCCAACAGA GCATTCTCCTTCAAGAGGAGAAGATCAACTCTGTGTTCCTGCTCTACCTGATGTCCATTCCCAGCTTCTGCATCCTGGCCGTGGCGGCCTTGGCACTGGAGAATTGGGCCCTACTGGAGTCGCCGCTGCACTACGACCAGCGCCTGTGGGTCTTCATCCTGCTCAGCTGCCTGGGCTCGGTCCTGTACAACCTGGCCAGCAGCTGCGTCATCACGCTCACGTCGGCCGTCACCCTCCACATTCTGGGCAACCTGAGCGTGGTAGGCAACCTCCTGCTGTCCCAGCTGCTCTTCGGCAGCGAGTTGTCCGCCCTGAGCTGCGCCGGTGCCGTGCTCACGCTGTCGGGCATGCTCATCTATCAGAACTCCGAATTCATCGTCAGTTACATGGACACGCGCAGAGCCAAAATGAAGGATTCACAAGGTAAGGACAAAATGGATGTCGCTGAAATGAGATGTCGTTGGCAAAGAACAGAGCGGGACAATGAGGACCCGACAGACTGA
- the slc35e4 gene encoding solute carrier family 35 member E4 isoform X1: MIHADGFSKYQASVQPGGRRRPPTEMLHLLSAVIVWLVTGTTISSLNKWIFAVYNFRYPLLLSALHMLTAIVVDYGLIKLRVIRHAGVLEQDLTPGAKCKVFLLSLTFCASIAFGNMGLNYVQLSFAQMIYTTTPLFTLAISTLILGKQHHILKYTAMMPICLGASFSIMGEVQYDQTGCLFVIAATMFRGVKSIQQSILLQEEKINSVFLLYLMSIPSFCILAVAALALENWALLESPLHYDQRLWVFILLSCLGSVLYNLASSCVITLTSAVTLHILGNLSVVGNLLLSQLLFGSELSALSCAGAVLTLSGMLIYQNSEFIVSYMDTRRAKMKDSQGKDKMDVAEMRCRWQRTERDNEDPTD; the protein is encoded by the exons ATGATCCACGCCGATGGCTTCTCCAAGTACCAGGCGAGCGTGCAACCGGGAGGCAGGAGGAGACCTCCCACAGAGATGCTCCATCTGCTCTCTGCGGTTATTGTTTGGCTAGTGACGGGGACCACCATCTCCAGCCTCAACAAATGGATCTTTGCCGTGTACAACTTCAGGTACCCCCTGCTGTTGTCCGCTCTGCACATGCTGACGGCCATCGTGGTGGACTACGGCTTGATCAAACTGCGGGTGATCCGCcacgcgggggtgctggagcagGACTTGACCCCCGGGGCCAAATGTAAAGTTTTCCTGCTGAGTCTTACGTTTTGTGCCAGCATCGCCTTCGGCAACATGGGTCTGAACTACGTGCAGTTGTCCTTCGCGCAAATGATCTACACCACCACCCCGCTCTTCACTCTGGCCATCTCCACGCTGATCCTGGGCAAGCAGCATCACATCCTCAAGTACACAGCCATGATGCCCATCTGCCTGGGGGCCTCCTTCAGCATCATGGGCGAGGTCCAGTATGACCAGACCGGCTGCTTGTTTGTCATCGCAGCCACCATGTTCAGGGGTGTCAAGTCCATCCAACAGA GCATTCTCCTTCAAGAGGAGAAGATCAACTCTGTGTTCCTGCTCTACCTGATGTCCATTCCCAGCTTCTGCATCCTGGCCGTGGCGGCCTTGGCACTGGAGAATTGGGCCCTACTGGAGTCGCCGCTGCACTACGACCAGCGCCTGTGGGTCTTCATCCTGCTCAGCTGCCTGGGCTCGGTCCTGTACAACCTGGCCAGCAGCTGCGTCATCACGCTCACGTCGGCCGTCACCCTCCACATTCTGGGCAACCTGAGCGTGGTAGGCAACCTCCTGCTGTCCCAGCTGCTCTTCGGCAGCGAGTTGTCCGCCCTGAGCTGCGCCGGTGCCGTGCTCACGCTGTCGGGCATGCTCATCTATCAGAACTCCGAATTCATCGTCAGTTACATGGACACGCGCAGAGCCAAAATGAAGGATTCACAAGGTAAGGACAAAATGGATGTCGCTGAAATGAGATGTCGTTGGCAAAGAACAGAGCGGGACAATGAGGACCCGACAGACTGA